The DNA window TCTCTTGAGGTCAGGCTTTGTAATAAATCTATAAAAGCTTCCTTTGTGACATGCATtactttagtaaatgactcagtttcctttcctACGTCTAAATTCTATCCCAACCATTCAGAGCTGCTGTGTGGCATAAATCCAGGACATACATGATCATCATATCGAGATTGCCTTTGTATGTCAGCATAATCTCCCTCGCCAAGAAATTGGTCTTTGGAGATTTTCATCCCCCTAGGCCTACTTTGTTAttcaatggtcttaacctcttCTTTCCACCATGACTTCCAGTGTAATTGAAAACAAATCTCCATGACAGCTTTAAGAAAATCTCTCTAATTTCTTGGGATAATTCTATTACAAGTTGATCATgagtttaacattttcttcacaAAGGCTgaatgttcttaaccattgagccatctcttcagcctttatATACATTGCTTCTATTGGTCTTTTTATCTGGCTGTCATAAATGACCCAGAAGAGTGACTGTGTCAGAAGGCGTTTATTTCATATCATGCTTGAAGGGTATGTACTGTTCAAAAATGCAGAACTGTGAAGCTGCTAGTCACAGTGCACACAATCATGAAGAGAATAATGTGTGATTGTATGTTTTAGGTTTCCTTTTCCTCTATCGTAGCTCTTATAGAGTTCACAAAATATTGCTCTCAAGTTGGAGCATGTATTGCTTTGACTATGCTCTAGCTgtatgcctgtctgcttcccaccgtGAAAATCACTGACTAAACCTCTAAGTGTAAGTGTTTTTCCCcaggatgctttcttttatagtagttgcttggtcatgatgtttcctAAGGGCAGTTGAGTAGTAATTGAGATAGTGGGGCTCCTTTATTACATCAAGTAGTGAAGATAGCATCCCACAGATATTCTTCAGTTACTGCTATTCGCATGATAATTTAGAGGTGCCTTTGGGATTATATGCTGGATGATTTTGTATTCTATTAGTCTGTCAGTTAAAACTAACCACCCTAATATATGCACCCTTAGGAGAAAGTGGCCTTTGAAGATGTGGCTGTGAACTTCACCTCAGGAGAGTGGGCTTTGTTGGATTCATTTCAAAAGAAGCTCTACAGAGATGTGATGAAGGAGACATTTTTGAACTTGATCTCCATAGGTAAAATCCCAACATATTCTCATTGTTAATTTAGTCAGAGAACAACCatgtcttgtgtatgtgtgtactgttGGTATTTGAATTCTTGAAGTGAATATGTGGTAAATGTAGTGTGAAAACCCATGTCAAAGCAGCTAGGGTATAATACTATTTATGTTGATTATGAATATGTTATACTgtattctctggattttcttctAGAAGAAGCAGTAGAAGAAAATATTGGCGAGGACTACAAAGACCTCAGCAGAATCACACGGTAATTGATATTCAAAAGAGTGGAATTGATCTCACTTATTTGCAAATCATAGGACAACTGAGTGCCTATCAAAATGTCTAAAGAAATCTAAGTGAATTATAATCTCTAAACACATTTCTGTAATATAACATTGAATTGTGCCATTCAATATTTGAGTGCCTCAACTTTGTAACATATTAAGATCACACATGTGTCATGTAACGTTATACTCAGAAGGAGCTTTATCAGTGGGTTATTACAAATGTCAAAATTATTTGCTGTCTTTCTATGCATTATTTTGAGGCACTGACCAtaagttttgtgggttttttcactttcatttgctatgacaataaacaaaaaaactcaacTCTGGTGGAGCTCATTTTTCATTCCATAACCTTGTCACAGTCCCatcataaagggaagtcagggcaggaactcaaccCGGACAAGAACCtgtaggcaggaactgaagcagaggagaTGGAGAAACGCTGTTTACCGGTGTGCTCCTCATCTCTTACTCAGCTACATGCCTTATACAGCCCTTGCCTACCTGTCTAGGGGGATACCACACACAGTAGGCTGACATATACCTTCTCAAtcactgatcaagaaaatgccctcacagacaagCCTAATATCACCTGAAAAAGCCATTGACTCCTTTCTGgttccctctctcagatgtgtgTCCCCGTTTGTGTCACCTTGACCAAAGTAACCAGCAGGTGCCTTTCCTACACAGTTCATGCCCCCTTGTCCATGGCTGCAATGCACATCATAGTGTGAGCATCCTTCATCAATCAGGATTGTAAAATGCTCCCTCAGACCCATTTACAAGCCAATCtgagtcatttttctcttttgagggAACCCAGTTTCTAATGGCCCTTGATGCCTGTAGTTGATAACTAAGGAACCAACACTGTCTTAGAAATGTGAATGTCAAAATGCCAGTGTTTCCCCACTTTGATTGTAATGATTTTCTACTGACACCAAAATTTTGCCTTCACTTTTGATCCTTTTAAgcatattattttttttgtacttgtACATGTATATCTATGTTTGTATACAACTCTTTCTAAAAGGCAGAAGAAGGCAAAAAGATTCTTCAGACCATGAGTAACAGGAATTAGTGTGCTCTTCACATGAGTGCTGGTCATCAAAATCTGGACTACTGAGGAGCAAAATTATTTTAACCTCCAAATCTGTGATACAACTCCTTCATAATTCAAATAGAAGTAAAGACCACACTCTATTTCTTTACAGATGACAGGGTCTttacatgtggtacacattttCCTTCACAGTGACTGTGTTTTTCTGTTGCCTCTGAGATAGTATCATTTCAGTGGTCCACACAAGCCAGCCTCCAACATTTCCCTTGCCTGCAGTAATTCTCTTCTCATTTTTTGCAGAATTCAAGTGATTGAGAAAAACTGTGGATATGCATGTGGCCATGAGTGTGATAAGACCCAGGAACCTATTACAGAGAATGTCATCAACACAGGCATGCCTCCTGGAGAAAGAGTATGTCAAAGCCCATTGCATATAAGAAACATCCTTGGTCATTTATCCTCACATGGGTATCTCAGAGAGCAAACTACAGGGATACCATCTGTATGGAAGAAAGCTATAACTAAAGCTTTTACACATCAGGAACATTGGAAAGATACCCATCATTCTGAATCACTTCAGGTACTTGAAACTTCTCCCCAGAAGAAACCCTGTGAAAGTCAAGAATATAATGAAGCTTGTAGGAGTCTCAGTTTGGAtcagcctcaggagagagctCACACTGGAGTTACACTCCATGAAAATGACTTGACTGGATACACATTTGTTCAGAACAATGAAGGCATCCATAAAGAAGTGAAACAGTTTGTATGTAAGCTCTGTGAAGAAGCCTTCATTGAGTCCAGTGACCTTTACAACCATGAAAAAGGTCATATTTCACAGAAAAGGTACTATTGTATGCACTGtgggaaaacatttaaaaatgcaaaatgttttGAGAAGCATAAAGTAACTCATACAAAAGAGAATCCTTATGTTTGTAAGAGTTGTCAAAAAACCTTTACATGCTTCAGTCATCTGAAGAAACATCTAAGGagtcacactggagagaagccttatacTTGTAAGAATTGTCAAAAAACCTTTACACACTCCAGTCATCTACACAGACATGAAAGgattcacacaggagagaagcctTATGTTTGTAGGCATTGTGGAAAAGCATTTAACCGTTCCAGTCATCTgaatatacatgaaaatattcacaatggagagaaaccttatgttTGTAGGCATTGTGGAAAATCTTTTAACTACTCCAGTGCTCTGAATGTTCATGAAAGgattcacactggagaaaagcctTATGCTTGTAGGCATTGtggaaaagcatttaattattCCAGTACTCTGAATGTTCATGAAAggattcacactggagagaagccttactcCTGTAGACATTGTGGAAAAGCATTTAACACCTCCAGTCATATGAACAGACATGAAAGGATTCACagtggagagaagccttacaCTTGTAAGCATTGTGGAAAAGCATTTACCACTGCCAGTCATCTGAACAGACATGAAAGGATTCACAAAGGAGAGAAGCATTATGCTTGTAGACATTGTGGAAAAGCATTTAACTGCTCCAGTCTTCTGAACAGACATGAAAGTGTTCACAGTGGAGAGAAGCATTATGCTTGTAGGTATTGTGGAAAAACATTTAACTCCTCCAGTGGTCTGAATACTCATGAAAGGATTCACAGTGGGGAGAAGCCTTATGCTTGTAGGCATTGTGGAAAAGCTTTTAACTGCTCAAGTCGTCTGAATAGACATGAAAGAATTCATagtggagagaagccttatgctTGTAGACATTGTGGAAAAGCATTTACCACCTCCAGTCATCTGAACAGACATGAAAGGATTCACAatggagagaagccttatgctTGTAAGcattgtgggaaagccttcactgACTCTACTAGTCataagaaacatgaaagaaagcacactggagagaagccttatgcaTGTAAGTATTGTGGAAAAGCCTTTAGGGACTCTAGTACTCATAAGAATCATGAAAGGATTCATagtggagagaagccttatgtATGCAGGcattgtgggaaagccttcagccAGTACAATGGTCGTAAGTATCATGAAAGGACTCACACTGAAGAGAAGCCTTATTCTTGTAGGcattgtgggaaagccttcagtgACTCCAGCAGTCAAGagaaacatgaaagaatgcacactggagagaaaccttatgcaTGCAAACATTGTGACAAAGCCTTCAGCCTGTCCAGTAGTCTTACGAATCATGAAAGGACTCACACTAGATAGAAGTGTTATGTATGTAAACATTACATAAAACACTTTACCCATTTCACATCCTaacttgaatgaaaaaaatcactggagAGAAACAATTTTTGTGTAAAACATGTGGGAAACTGTTCATTTAGTCTAGTGATCTTTACATGTTTGAAATAGTTCACTCTGCAAACAATTATCCATGTAAGCATTTTGCAAAAGACTTCATGACTCCAGTAGTCCCCACAGACATGGAAGTatcacactggagaaaagcctTATGTTTTTAAGCATTGTAGAAAAGCCTTCAGGCAGTCTGGTGATAATAGCAGACACGAGTGCTTCACTCTAGTCAGTATCCTAATGCATGGTAGCATTTGGAAAAGGCTTCCATAGTTCCAATTGGCACAACACCAATTAAAAatattcacactggagagaaaaccTTTCTTTGTATGAAATGGAAAactatttctttgttcttgtgaTTTTATCAAAGATAAGAGACCTCACACTTGTGAGCAACCTTTTCAATGTCAACATTGTGGAAAAGACTTGACTGCTTCAAGTTTCTGTAACCCTCATGCAAGAATTTACATTGGGGAGAATTTTAATGCAAGTATGCGTCTAAGATTTGTGCCAAAGGCTTCACCAGTTCCTGTTGCCAATATGTTCTCAAGAATCCATcctatagccaggcattggtggtgcacgcctttaatcccagcactcgggaggcagaggcaggcggatctctgtgactttgagaccagcctggtctacaagagccagttccaggacagcctccaaagccacagagaaaccctgtctcgaaaaaccaaggaaaaaaaaaaaaaaaaagaatccatccTATAGATTTGGGTATCCATTTGAAAAATGCTTTAGCAGCAATAGTTCCTATTATACTGAGCAATTTATTTCACTGGTGAAAGCCTTTATGTTTGGAATAAATGTGGGAAAATCTTCCAAGTGTTTATAATAAATGAAGTTTAAAGTGATTGTCATTTTCAGCAGTCTTCCCGATTTTGTGTGTCTCCTACCCCTAGATAATGATCTCACAGTGAAAAGTGTAGTGTGTAGAGCTTGCACCACCATTAACTGTGTGACACTGCATTGGTCAAATTGCTGGTATTGTGAGGTGTGAAAGATGAATGTGATTCGACCATGAGATGCATCAGCTAGTAATGGTTTATTGCCGGAAAACATGATTCTCTCAGTTACCTTCCTGGATCTTACATGGCGGCAGTAGAGAAACAATTCCTGGAAGAGGTCTTCTGACAGTCACATACACACTTACAAGTGAATTCACACCAAAGTACAAATGAGTAAATAATAATATGTTTCTGAGAGCAGAGACTTAACTAACAAATGCAATATTTTAATGTGGAAAGAAACGTTGTTAGACTCAATGTTTTACTATATGAAGGATTAAAATCATTACAGTATGTATAATAATACctgatttggtttttgttttgttttgctggctTTGTTTATTCTTTGGTCTTTACTTTGTCTCCAGTAGtaactttgaaaacaattttagCAATGTTCCATGTGAGAATAGCCCAATAGCCTTTTTGAAACTTGGTTTCATTGGTGGAAAGGTTGAGGATTAAATAGAGGTATGGCCTTCTGGTGAATATAGGTCCCTCTAGGCAAGTTTGAGATTTGTAAAAACACTAATATTTGTAGTATATTCTCCCAGCTTCCTGATTGTAGATTATCATATGAGCTTCTAGTTGTTTTAGGCAGTTACAGAGGCTCCCACCCTCTGTGACTACAAGACTAATATAACAATTCCATTTAAAAGTTGCTTTGCTCGTTGTGTTTTGTTGCAGCTATAGAAAAGAAACCCATAGACACCTTGGTTCTTTCAGAGGTATCAAATCCAGTCCagagaaattttcatttcaaaacaatGCAAAAGCtgattgttattttctttaaagtattatttactgattatgtatacagtgttctgcctgcatgtaagcctgcataccagaagagggcaccagatctcatatagatggttgtgagccaccatgtggttgctgggaattgaactcactaTCTCTGGAAGAAGCAGCTcctgacctctgagccatctctccagcctggttgtCATTTTGAATGAGAGAAAATTTGTGAAACTTTTTCATTTACTTGGATCTCATGTCAGcaataaattaaatactttctgaAATGCATTCcaaatattttagaaacagtTCGAAAGAAGTACAATCAAACTTTGAGCATATTTATTATAGGTCCATTTCTATACAGGATATTTACTTTGCATTATGTATTTGCTAGGAAGGCAAGAtgtggtttctgtggttacttcAGGTTATCTTCTCATATCTGAAGTTGTGGAATGCAGAACTGCAAATGAGAGAAGGgaaatttatctttctgggtctgggttaatATACTTGTTTTCTAGTTGATTCATCTACCATTTCCAATGTAAGAATCCTGTGGTCCTGAATAGTGTTCCATTGGTGATTGGGGAATGTGCTAGAGAGGGGACTAGCTGTAGGTGccttgagaaggggaaaatgtGAAAATTGTAGAGGAGCAGATATCTAATTAGGGATGAAATGAAGACAGTTAGCAccagagagggggaaggaagaactTTGTATGTTTGATAATGGTTAAGACATGtttattgggggctggagagatgactcagagattaagagcactgattgctcttccagagtccctgcgttcaattctcaacaaccacttggtggctcaaaaccatctgtaatgagatctggtgccctcttctggcctggaggcagaacactgtatacataataaataaatctttagaaaaaaaagaagtgcttagtgtgtaaaaaccaaaaaatttaaatcatgcaaagtgtattatatataataccaattataatatataattttaatagcaTGTATCCTTACATAACATCTAATGTAGGTGTGAACACAGGATTATGTACATACTGACAGATATGTATGCACTCAAtatatttgtatgagtgtgtatttatatatgattATTAAATGTAGCTATGTCACTTAGCTTGGCGCCCCCGGCCCCCAATACtgtacattaataaaaataccaGTATAAGGCATGAGAAGTCTGCATTTGAGTTGTGATAGTCTATGTAATTCCCCAAATGATTTAGGGTCCTATTTTATCCTTTGATCATCTCTGAGTCATAGTTGCTGGAACCATTACACAATTTGGATGCAACACTTGGAAAAGTTGAGCTAGATATAACTCAGAAACCACCTTCATTTAGTCTAACTGCCCTAATATTAGATTCAGCACAAGTTGCCAAGTGAAAGAATCAGTCCATAGATTTCCCAAGCTGTGACTTCTgtagttgtttgaatgagaatggccccatttgcttttatatttgaatgcttggttaccAGTTGGTGGAAAAGTTGGGGAGGATTAGATGTGGCCTGGTTGGAGAGGGTTAGTTACTGGgatgctttgaggtttcagtgTTGATAGTGTTacagttctttctttttccccatctCCAGCATTCAGATCATTATGTaagctctttcctctctcccattaATGTGCTGGCTTTCCTGCCTGTGACCATGTTACACGTAATTATAATCATGGCTCTAACCCCTGGAGTCACACGTGTCTAGAGATGTATCTTTCAAAAGTTGAATAGCTTAGGCAGTCTCATTACACCCAATAGAAGTAAACCACACTATGAACCTAAATAATGATCAACCTGGCAAGATACAGTATAGGTTCTTTAATGTCATCCAAGTCTTTTGGTAGCTGGCAAGTTTTTACTTGGATGTAATACCCGCCCAACAGGGGGCATGACATGCCTGGAACTGAAAACATAACCAATGAATCAAGATCGTGAGAACACTGATTTTAGAGAGCCTACCACTGCCACTTTACTAGGCCAGCATATTTCCCAAGTTTTTAACCATATTTATACTCACAGAAATATAGCCCacacttttattttaataatctcTCGGAGCAAACACACAATTCCAGTAAGCCACAATTGTTCATGAAGTAGAGATTAACTGATGGTTGAATCCCAGGACCACTTAGTAAAGCTACAGGACAGCACCTGAACCTGAGTCTGAGGGAACATCCTGGAATAGTGGTATGATTATAAGAAGGAGAATACCAGGATGTCTGGTATAATAAAGAaggaataaatgtaatatatggACAATATGCCTACTAGATCTCATGGGGTCCCACccttagaaaaagaaatgtagaatACTATTAAGAGAGAAAATACTATCCATCAGGTATGAGTCCCTTAATTGGATATCCAATAGAGTGGTCAAATCTAAAATCATACACCCAAACAACAACATGGTGTTACAAGTTGAAGGCATTCAGTGCTTCCTCTATACTTAGGGAACACAATGTGTTTGCTGTCATGATGTGCTGACTAATTTTTAAGCCAACTTGCCTCAAACTAACCTCACTTTGGAAGAGGGAACTCCATCTCTGTTTTTCAGAtgggcctgtggccatgtctgtgaacGATATTTTCAATTGATTTTGGAGGTCCTCATCCAGAATGGGTAGCGCCGTCACTACACAGGGGGGCCTGACTTTCTAAGAGTGGTCATTATCCAGAGCCAGTAATAAGATTCTTCCATAGGTCTTGCCATGGTTTCCTTCAATGATActtgtccctgtttatatcctgattctatccagctatgtcacttcatGCCTGGCCAGTCAGACAATCGGTGTTTTATTCAGTaaccaagaagaaaaacatacacacagaagaacattccccatcaacccaGATTTTTTCCTGTTACCAATTTATCTGCCTCCCTTTATTCTCACCTCTGTGTGAGTTTGTAGATAGAGCACATgagtaaaaggagaaaaggaagacataTTGTTTGTGGGAAAATATTACAAGAAACAGCTGGAAGCTGTACTATCCATTGCCACATGAACTCTGTGGGAAGTGAGGTGGAAAAATGGCTCTGTTCCTGGACCTGCAGCCTGCAGGACCCCAATCCACCCTTCCCAGACTCAACTGCTCTCTGGCATCTCCACTCCCAGCTCCACAGTGTAAGCCCCTGATGGCAAACTTTACACCTCAGCTTTTGAATGAGGATTCCTTTTCTCTTAAAGatttcttctgtctcccaaacATCAAACAGTTAACAGTCAGTAGATGTCAGTCCATGTTAGGATAACTGGGTCACTGCCCAGGGATATCAGACCATTCCTCGAGTAAAAGAGTCAAgtcaatgtctgtctgtctgacatgAGCAActttcattcttctttctgtGAATTTACATCTTTTGACTTTTTGTGATATCTCAGTTTTCTAGACTAATACAGTGTGTATAGTCCTTACTGTCACATATGCTACCATAGCCTGTTCTCTCTAATTTGTGGAGTAATCACCATTTTGCAGACTATTTACATCCCGTTTCCTACACAAACCCTGACTAAACAGGCACTCAGGTCACATCATATCCATGGCTTCTAACACTATtgaaaatactgatttttctcaaaagcagttcattagaaaaagaaaacatattaagtATTGCATAAGCATTTGCTTATTCAATTGCATCTACTTAAAGAAGCAGCCTAGAGTAAACCACCAAATAAGCAATGATCCAGTCCTAGGGCCATGATCCCCTATACAGGGATCACCAAAGGCGCAGCTTTTCAAAAACTGCAACTTTTACATCAGAAATGGTCAGTGCAAAAATACATCCAACTTTGGATGTCTTTGTCTGTGAGTGAGAATTTTAACCCCCTCTTACAGAAGGAAAAATGCAGTCCTCTCCCATcatgatttatttaaatattgctagtttatttatttgtattttatgtatgagtgctctgaatgcacaccagaagagggcaccagatctcataacggatggttgtgagccaccatgtggttgctgggaattcaactcaggacctctggaagagcagccagtgctcttaacccctgagccatctctccagacctccccccatcatgatttttaaaagggggggAAACCCCATTACCCACATACGAACACACACGATGAGTTGGGAATTGAGGGGTGTAGCCTAATGAAAAAGCCTTTATTTACTTTTGCCAGTCCTGGCTTAGGGTCCCTTTACCATATTAAGAAAGGTATGAAATACTACAGGTGGTGACAGGAAAAAGTCTAAAGTAGCACAGACATATCTGTATGTGAAGGTGGCCAGTGAGACATGAGTCCACACAGGTCCCTTCACTTCACAGTTCGCGCTCAGTGTCACCAACCTGGCAGTACTGCAGGTTCAGCACAGGTGCAGGTTCCAGGTGCCTCTTCACCCCTAGAGAAAGTAGTTTCCCTGGCACAGAACAGGACAAAGGCCTTGTGCACAGCTGACTGCTTTGCAAACATTCCAGTGTTTTGGAAAGGATGATGCCAGTGCAGGACACCAGGGCACATCGTGTATCACCTTGGATACAATCATTCAGTGTCACCATTGTCACACACACAGAACTCACAGTTCCGAGAGACAGGGAGCACTCATCCTTGTTCTTATTTATTAAGGTGTCTGCCCTCCATCACCCCCTCCCTGcgtcccacctccctctctccctgcctccctccatctctcccttttccttttgtttaaggGATATGTACA is part of the Cricetulus griseus strain 17A/GY chromosome 5, alternate assembly CriGri-PICRH-1.0, whole genome shotgun sequence genome and encodes:
- the LOC100770926 gene encoding zinc finger protein 345 isoform X2, which produces MALRKDTLAHQKQERIIFIIQEKLQRLKTEPKDYEEKVAFEDVAVNFTSGEWALLDSFQKKLYRDVMKETFLNLISIEEAVEENIGEDYKDLSRITRIQVIEKNCGYACGHECDKTQEPITENVINTGMPPGERVCQSPLHIRNILGHLSSHGYLREQTTGIPSVWKKAITKAFTHQEHWKDTHHSESLQVLETSPQKKPCESQEYNEACRSLSLDQPQERAHTGVTLHENDLTGYTFVQNNEGIHKEVKQFVCKLCEEAFIESSDLYNHEKGHISQKRYYCMHCGKTFKNAKCFEKHKVTHTKENPYVCKSCQKTFTCFSHLKKHLRSHTGEKPYTCKNCQKTFTHSSHLHRHERIHTGEKPYVCRHCGKAFNRSSHLNIHENIHNGEKPYVCRHCGKSFNYSSALNVHERIHTGEKPYACRHCGKAFNYSSTLNVHERIHTGEKPYSCRHCGKAFNTSSHMNRHERIHSGEKPYTCKHCGKAFTTASHLNRHERIHKGEKHYACRHCGKAFNCSSLLNRHESVHSGEKHYACRYCGKTFNSSSGLNTHERIHSGEKPYACRHCGKAFNCSSRLNRHERIHSGEKPYACRHCGKAFTTSSHLNRHERIHNGEKPYACKHCGKAFTDSTSHKKHERKHTGEKPYACKYCGKAFRDSSTHKNHERIHSGEKPYVCRHCGKAFSQYNGRKYHERTHTEEKPYSCRHCGKAFSDSSSQEKHERMHTGEKPYACKHCDKAFSLSSSLTNHERTHTR
- the LOC100770926 gene encoding zinc finger protein 345 isoform X4, producing MALRKDTLAHQKQEREKVAFEDVAVNFTSGEWALLDSFQKKLYRDVMKETFLNLISIEEAVEENIGEDYKDLSRITRIQVIEKNCGYACGHECDKTQEPITENVINTGMPPGERVCQSPLHIRNILGHLSSHGYLREQTTGIPSVWKKAITKAFTHQEHWKDTHHSESLQVLETSPQKKPCESQEYNEACRSLSLDQPQERAHTGVTLHENDLTGYTFVQNNEGIHKEVKQFVCKLCEEAFIESSDLYNHEKGHISQKRYYCMHCGKTFKNAKCFEKHKVTHTKENPYVCKSCQKTFTCFSHLKKHLRSHTGEKPYTCKNCQKTFTHSSHLHRHERIHTGEKPYVCRHCGKAFNRSSHLNIHENIHNGEKPYVCRHCGKSFNYSSALNVHERIHTGEKPYACRHCGKAFNYSSTLNVHERIHTGEKPYSCRHCGKAFNTSSHMNRHERIHSGEKPYTCKHCGKAFTTASHLNRHERIHKGEKHYACRHCGKAFNCSSLLNRHESVHSGEKHYACRYCGKTFNSSSGLNTHERIHSGEKPYACRHCGKAFNCSSRLNRHERIHSGEKPYACRHCGKAFTTSSHLNRHERIHNGEKPYACKHCGKAFTDSTSHKKHERKHTGEKPYACKYCGKAFRDSSTHKNHERIHSGEKPYVCRHCGKAFSQYNGRKYHERTHTEEKPYSCRHCGKAFSDSSSQEKHERMHTGEKPYACKHCDKAFSLSSSLTNHERTHTR
- the LOC100770926 gene encoding zinc finger protein 345 isoform X3, which codes for MIIFIIQEKLQRLKTEPKDYEEKVAFEDVAVNFTSGEWALLDSFQKKLYRDVMKETFLNLISIEEAVEENIGEDYKDLSRITRIQVIEKNCGYACGHECDKTQEPITENVINTGMPPGERVCQSPLHIRNILGHLSSHGYLREQTTGIPSVWKKAITKAFTHQEHWKDTHHSESLQVLETSPQKKPCESQEYNEACRSLSLDQPQERAHTGVTLHENDLTGYTFVQNNEGIHKEVKQFVCKLCEEAFIESSDLYNHEKGHISQKRYYCMHCGKTFKNAKCFEKHKVTHTKENPYVCKSCQKTFTCFSHLKKHLRSHTGEKPYTCKNCQKTFTHSSHLHRHERIHTGEKPYVCRHCGKAFNRSSHLNIHENIHNGEKPYVCRHCGKSFNYSSALNVHERIHTGEKPYACRHCGKAFNYSSTLNVHERIHTGEKPYSCRHCGKAFNTSSHMNRHERIHSGEKPYTCKHCGKAFTTASHLNRHERIHKGEKHYACRHCGKAFNCSSLLNRHESVHSGEKHYACRYCGKTFNSSSGLNTHERIHSGEKPYACRHCGKAFNCSSRLNRHERIHSGEKPYACRHCGKAFTTSSHLNRHERIHNGEKPYACKHCGKAFTDSTSHKKHERKHTGEKPYACKYCGKAFRDSSTHKNHERIHSGEKPYVCRHCGKAFSQYNGRKYHERTHTEEKPYSCRHCGKAFSDSSSQEKHERMHTGEKPYACKHCDKAFSLSSSLTNHERTHTR
- the LOC100770926 gene encoding zinc finger protein 345 isoform X5, with product MEKVAFEDVAVNFTSGEWALLDSFQKKLYRDVMKETFLNLISIEEAVEENIGEDYKDLSRITRIQVIEKNCGYACGHECDKTQEPITENVINTGMPPGERVCQSPLHIRNILGHLSSHGYLREQTTGIPSVWKKAITKAFTHQEHWKDTHHSESLQVLETSPQKKPCESQEYNEACRSLSLDQPQERAHTGVTLHENDLTGYTFVQNNEGIHKEVKQFVCKLCEEAFIESSDLYNHEKGHISQKRYYCMHCGKTFKNAKCFEKHKVTHTKENPYVCKSCQKTFTCFSHLKKHLRSHTGEKPYTCKNCQKTFTHSSHLHRHERIHTGEKPYVCRHCGKAFNRSSHLNIHENIHNGEKPYVCRHCGKSFNYSSALNVHERIHTGEKPYACRHCGKAFNYSSTLNVHERIHTGEKPYSCRHCGKAFNTSSHMNRHERIHSGEKPYTCKHCGKAFTTASHLNRHERIHKGEKHYACRHCGKAFNCSSLLNRHESVHSGEKHYACRYCGKTFNSSSGLNTHERIHSGEKPYACRHCGKAFNCSSRLNRHERIHSGEKPYACRHCGKAFTTSSHLNRHERIHNGEKPYACKHCGKAFTDSTSHKKHERKHTGEKPYACKYCGKAFRDSSTHKNHERIHSGEKPYVCRHCGKAFSQYNGRKYHERTHTEEKPYSCRHCGKAFSDSSSQEKHERMHTGEKPYACKHCDKAFSLSSSLTNHERTHTR